In Neokomagataea tanensis, one genomic interval encodes:
- a CDS encoding Rne/Rng family ribonuclease translates to MNKRMLIDTTHAEETRVVVMNGDRVEDYDVETSSRKLLKGNIYLAKVIRVEPSLQAAFVDYGGNRHGFLAFSEIHPDYFQIPIADREKLLSLQEEDAASEAQESHEAEPQENDEDETVDRRLPEIVGGEHDTGEESAASRRTARFLRNYKIQEVIRRRQILLVQVVKEERGNKGAALTTYVSLAGRYCVLMPNALRGGGVSRKITSESDRRRLRDIIAELELPRAMAMIVRTAGAGRPGPEITRDCEYLLQLWDDIRSHALSSVAPTLIYEEANLIKRAIRDLFSKEIDDIMVDGENAWKSAREFMRLLMPHNTNKVKLWQNRGQSLFAHYNVEGHLDAMFSPTARLRSGGYLVINQTEALVSIDVNSGKSTSQRNIEETALRTNLEAAEEVGRQLRLRDLAGLIVIDFIDMESRRHNAQVEKRLKEALRSDRARIQVGHISHFGLLEMSRQRLRPSIAEAVLSPCPHCQGTGFVRGTDSSALHILRAIDEEGARQRASEIAAFVRSNIALYILNNKRDWLTDIETRHRMRVFFEADDTLIASDIRIERIKPQTPAPAPVAAPAPRTVKTVEIVEDVAPEYPQRQAYQPTPHSHEEHAVEVTSENDQNENEYSASFSNDGDDNGRNDNGRKRRRRNRNRNRNRRDYEQGDQPYADQEPVRSNSYNDEQPRHSAPARAPARPVENETTDTEAGLIPGRRRTRFKRLPKETDVPQQVEQPKQHFEPQEKPRQQERPQERPKQTTRAYVGPTPANPFGGSFDIFDVIEQAELSQSSRSTQARISKPIAIHERPAEQRPAPITIEPEYAVQPEQAEQPSFQHNGERDETLAPKRGRGRRRRPYAADNTSEQTGVAQHVTAEAPEQDTPSLSTSDDVSASKPRRTVRRRKSAEPSAPEQAIEAETLSATAEDSAARPRRSRARKADQTEAQPASAEDSPALQPINIDEVAPKKPRAGWWKR, encoded by the coding sequence CATCTACCTTGCGAAGGTTATTCGCGTTGAGCCAAGCCTTCAGGCAGCTTTCGTTGACTATGGCGGGAACCGTCATGGCTTCCTAGCCTTCAGCGAAATCCACCCAGACTACTTCCAGATTCCTATCGCGGACCGGGAAAAGCTCCTAAGTCTGCAAGAGGAAGATGCTGCCTCTGAAGCCCAAGAGAGCCACGAAGCAGAGCCGCAAGAAAACGACGAAGATGAGACGGTGGACCGCCGCCTCCCTGAAATTGTTGGCGGTGAGCACGATACAGGCGAAGAAAGCGCGGCATCACGCCGCACAGCACGCTTCCTGCGCAACTACAAAATCCAAGAAGTTATTCGCCGCCGCCAAATTCTTCTCGTGCAGGTTGTTAAAGAAGAACGCGGCAACAAGGGCGCGGCACTCACGACTTACGTCTCGCTTGCTGGTCGCTACTGCGTGTTGATGCCCAACGCCCTGCGCGGTGGTGGCGTCTCACGAAAGATCACGTCTGAATCTGACCGACGCCGCCTGCGCGATATCATCGCGGAACTCGAACTGCCTCGTGCGATGGCGATGATCGTGCGTACAGCAGGCGCTGGTCGCCCTGGCCCTGAAATTACCAGAGATTGCGAATATCTTCTGCAACTTTGGGACGATATCCGTTCCCACGCCCTTTCGTCGGTAGCACCAACTCTTATTTATGAGGAAGCAAACCTCATCAAAAGAGCGATACGCGACCTCTTCTCGAAAGAGATCGACGATATCATGGTGGACGGTGAAAATGCTTGGAAAAGCGCACGTGAATTCATGCGCCTGCTGATGCCGCACAACACTAACAAAGTTAAGCTGTGGCAAAACCGCGGTCAAAGCCTCTTCGCACATTACAATGTTGAAGGCCATCTGGACGCAATGTTCTCACCAACAGCGCGGCTGCGTTCCGGTGGGTATCTGGTTATTAACCAAACAGAAGCTCTGGTTTCTATCGACGTAAACTCCGGGAAGTCTACATCCCAACGCAACATCGAAGAAACAGCTCTGCGCACAAACCTTGAAGCCGCTGAAGAAGTTGGACGTCAGCTTCGTTTGCGTGACCTCGCTGGCCTGATCGTGATCGATTTCATCGACATGGAAAGCCGTCGTCACAACGCTCAGGTAGAAAAACGCCTCAAAGAGGCCCTCCGCTCCGACCGCGCACGTATCCAAGTAGGGCATATTTCCCATTTCGGCCTGCTCGAAATGTCCCGCCAACGCCTGCGTCCCTCAATCGCTGAAGCTGTCCTTTCGCCGTGCCCTCACTGCCAAGGAACAGGTTTTGTCCGCGGCACAGATAGCTCAGCCCTGCACATCCTCCGCGCGATTGACGAAGAAGGCGCACGCCAGCGCGCGTCTGAAATCGCCGCGTTTGTTCGCTCCAACATCGCGTTGTACATCCTTAACAACAAACGTGACTGGCTGACGGATATTGAAACCCGCCATCGCATGCGTGTGTTTTTTGAGGCCGATGATACACTCATCGCTTCAGATATCCGTATAGAACGCATAAAGCCGCAGACACCGGCACCGGCGCCCGTGGCTGCACCAGCTCCACGCACCGTAAAAACGGTCGAGATTGTTGAAGACGTAGCGCCAGAGTATCCGCAACGCCAAGCATACCAACCAACCCCGCACTCTCACGAAGAACATGCGGTCGAGGTAACCTCTGAAAACGATCAGAATGAGAATGAATATTCTGCATCATTCTCTAACGACGGCGATGACAACGGACGCAACGATAACGGCCGCAAGCGCCGTCGTCGTAACCGCAACCGTAATCGCAACCGCCGTGATTATGAGCAGGGTGATCAGCCTTATGCCGATCAAGAACCTGTGCGTAGCAACAGCTACAATGACGAGCAACCTCGCCACTCGGCCCCTGCCCGCGCGCCGGCTCGCCCTGTTGAAAACGAAACCACCGACACAGAAGCGGGCCTGATCCCCGGTCGCCGTCGCACGCGTTTCAAGCGCCTGCCGAAAGAGACTGATGTTCCTCAGCAGGTAGAACAACCCAAGCAGCACTTTGAACCGCAGGAAAAGCCACGCCAACAAGAAAGACCACAAGAGCGTCCCAAGCAAACGACGCGCGCTTATGTCGGCCCTACCCCCGCAAATCCTTTCGGCGGTAGCTTCGATATCTTTGACGTGATTGAACAGGCTGAGCTTTCTCAATCGTCTCGCTCTACGCAGGCACGTATCAGCAAGCCAATCGCCATACATGAGCGGCCTGCAGAACAACGTCCGGCCCCAATCACCATTGAGCCCGAATATGCTGTCCAGCCCGAACAGGCAGAGCAGCCATCATTCCAGCACAATGGAGAACGGGACGAGACTTTAGCTCCTAAGCGCGGTCGTGGGCGCCGTCGGCGGCCTTACGCTGCAGACAATACGTCAGAGCAAACGGGTGTAGCGCAACACGTTACAGCCGAAGCCCCTGAACAAGACACACCATCTCTCTCAACCTCAGACGATGTGTCTGCTTCCAAGCCTCGTCGTACTGTACGCCGCCGTAAATCGGCTGAGCCCTCAGCGCCGGAGCAGGCAATAGAAGCTGAGACTTTAAGCGCTACAGCTGAAGACAGTGCGGCTAGACCACGCAGATCACGTGCCCGCAAAGCTGACCAAACTGAGGCTCAACCAGCTTCAGCCGAAGACAGCCCGGCCCTCCAACCCATCAACATTGATGAAGTTGCACCTAAAAAGCCACGTGCCGGATGGTGGAAGCGTTAA